In one Corallococcus sp. EGB genomic region, the following are encoded:
- a CDS encoding MBL fold metallo-hydrolase has product MKLQVLGCHGGELPTCRSTCFLVDDVLALDAGALTGTLSLDQLCKVDDILVGHSHFDHVKDLPLLADLVIGRRDRPVTIHASRECAKALRENMFNNALWPDFTRIPTRHKPVLAIKTFRAGSTFQVGPYTVKSVPVSHPVESCAFIISDGRSALAMSGDTGPTDKLWKALNATKNLKALLLEASFPNSLQALADISGHLTPATVGSELRKFDRNGAQVLLYHLKPAFVPQLKKELAALPVNVLELGETFQF; this is encoded by the coding sequence GTGAAGCTGCAAGTCCTCGGGTGCCACGGCGGCGAGCTTCCCACGTGCAGGAGCACGTGCTTCCTCGTGGACGACGTGCTCGCGCTGGACGCGGGTGCCCTCACCGGCACGCTCTCGCTGGATCAGCTCTGCAAGGTGGACGACATCCTCGTCGGCCACAGCCACTTCGACCACGTGAAGGACCTGCCGCTGCTCGCCGACCTGGTCATCGGCCGCAGGGACAGGCCCGTCACCATCCATGCCTCCCGCGAGTGCGCCAAGGCGCTGCGCGAGAACATGTTCAACAACGCGCTGTGGCCGGACTTCACGCGCATCCCCACGCGCCACAAGCCCGTCCTCGCCATCAAGACCTTCCGCGCCGGCAGCACCTTCCAGGTGGGGCCCTACACCGTGAAGAGCGTGCCGGTGAGCCACCCCGTGGAGTCGTGCGCCTTCATCATCAGCGACGGCAGATCCGCGCTCGCCATGAGCGGTGACACCGGCCCCACGGACAAGCTGTGGAAGGCCCTCAACGCCACGAAGAACCTGAAGGCGCTGCTCCTGGAGGCCAGCTTCCCCAACAGCCTCCAGGCCCTGGCGGACATCTCCGGCCACCTGACGCCCGCCACCGTGGGCTCGGAGCTGCGCAAGTTCGACCGCAACGGCGCCCAGGTGCTGCTCTACCACCTGAAGCCCGCCTTCGTGCCCCAGCTCAAGAAGGAGCTGGCCGCGCTGCCCGTGAACGTCCTGGAGCTGGGCGAGACCTTCCAGTTCTAG
- a CDS encoding AMIN domain-containing protein — MKGFAVALLGLWLVPWVALAQQPADLNTITAISVNGGTVEITGSKKADFNSFTMTDPPRLVIDVSGAVFQGVAEEQPVGNGTITGIRTATYGTESASIARILIGYEREVETDIQASGTKLVVKVLGGGGAPVVAQVTPSAGQGTAQQGTAAANTQPGSNAQDAARAAASDRESQEKAAKAAADAARAEREAQEKAAAEAAARAKADVDAEKKRQEEAQAAAKRQDEERRASEQAAAEERKRQEAEAQAAAKRQREQDAKAAADQKRQREEEARAAAQAAAEEKRAQAKAAAEERRAQAQAAADARMAAAKTAEEKKRAAADAAAERKRQQEEDRRAAAQARREEQQSAREAAAEEKRERAAEARERRQQAVAARESRTSASQGSAAAEPREHGGGAVSSRRKTMTQIGFQQRPDSSRVFVRTNDPVRYTVSGSGNQVVLELENTRVVESNNTLPLDTHFFPSAVSRVEAFAGAGQTVRVVIQLKQGVRYETRQDGGLITLDFPRPGR; from the coding sequence ATGAAGGGCTTCGCGGTGGCGCTGCTTGGCTTGTGGCTCGTGCCGTGGGTGGCGCTGGCGCAGCAGCCGGCGGACCTCAACACCATCACGGCCATCTCCGTGAATGGCGGCACGGTGGAGATCACCGGCAGCAAGAAGGCGGACTTCAACAGCTTCACCATGACGGATCCGCCCCGGCTCGTCATCGACGTGTCCGGCGCCGTCTTCCAGGGCGTGGCGGAGGAGCAGCCGGTGGGCAACGGCACCATCACGGGCATCCGCACCGCCACCTACGGCACGGAGTCCGCGTCCATCGCGCGCATCCTCATCGGCTATGAGCGCGAGGTGGAGACGGACATCCAGGCCTCCGGCACGAAGCTGGTGGTGAAGGTCCTGGGCGGCGGGGGGGCCCCGGTCGTCGCGCAGGTGACGCCGTCCGCAGGGCAGGGCACCGCGCAGCAGGGGACCGCCGCGGCCAACACCCAGCCGGGCTCCAACGCGCAGGACGCGGCCCGCGCCGCCGCGTCGGACCGGGAGTCCCAGGAGAAGGCCGCGAAGGCCGCCGCGGACGCCGCCCGGGCGGAGCGCGAGGCCCAGGAGAAGGCCGCCGCCGAGGCCGCCGCCCGCGCCAAGGCGGACGTGGACGCGGAGAAGAAGCGCCAGGAGGAGGCCCAGGCCGCCGCGAAGCGCCAGGACGAGGAGCGCCGCGCGTCGGAGCAGGCCGCCGCCGAGGAGCGCAAGCGCCAGGAGGCGGAGGCCCAGGCCGCCGCGAAGCGCCAGCGCGAGCAGGATGCGAAGGCCGCTGCCGACCAGAAGCGCCAGCGCGAGGAGGAGGCCCGGGCCGCCGCGCAGGCCGCCGCCGAGGAGAAGCGCGCCCAGGCCAAGGCCGCCGCCGAGGAGAGGCGGGCCCAGGCCCAGGCCGCCGCCGACGCGCGCATGGCCGCCGCGAAGACGGCCGAGGAGAAGAAGCGCGCCGCCGCCGATGCCGCGGCTGAACGCAAGCGCCAGCAGGAGGAGGACCGTCGCGCCGCCGCGCAGGCCCGCCGCGAGGAGCAGCAGTCCGCCCGCGAGGCCGCCGCCGAGGAGAAGCGCGAGCGGGCGGCGGAAGCCAGGGAGCGCCGTCAGCAGGCCGTCGCGGCGCGCGAGTCGCGCACCAGCGCCAGCCAGGGCAGCGCCGCCGCGGAGCCGCGCGAGCATGGCGGGGGGGCGGTGTCGTCGCGTCGCAAGACGATGACGCAGATTGGCTTCCAGCAGCGGCCGGACAGCTCGCGCGTCTTCGTGCGCACCAACGACCCCGTGCGCTACACGGTGAGCGGCTCCGGCAACCAGGTGGTGCTGGAGCTGGAGAACACGCGGGTGGTGGAGTCCAACAACACGCTGCCCCTGGACACGCACTTCTTCCCGTCAGCCGTGTCGCGCGTGGAGGCCTTCGCCGGCGCGGGCCAGACGGTGCGCGTCGTCATCCAGCTGAAGCAGGGGGTTCGTTATGAGACACGCCAGGATGGCGGTCTCATCACCCTCGACTTCCCGCGTCCGGGCCGGTAG
- a CDS encoding Crp/Fnr family transcriptional regulator: MGAEETLFQRFGKEFPKGTELFREGEIGKEMFVIQSGKIAISKRVRDVEKTLAVLGPGEFFGEMAIISNKPRNASAVVHDDAKLLVIDPKTFEAMIRGNAEIAVRMIKKLAERLSEADAQIENLLHGDPASRVVHQILQACQTRGRPLEEGVEVDFAIREMPRQIGVGEPAVRSMLERLERAGLIERSGDRVTVYDTGRLHDFLNYLEMKWKFGDL, translated from the coding sequence ATGGGCGCCGAGGAAACCCTCTTTCAACGTTTTGGCAAGGAGTTCCCCAAGGGCACCGAGCTCTTCCGCGAGGGAGAGATCGGCAAGGAGATGTTCGTCATCCAGTCCGGGAAGATCGCCATCTCCAAGCGCGTGCGCGACGTGGAGAAGACGCTCGCCGTGCTGGGCCCGGGCGAATTCTTCGGCGAGATGGCCATCATCTCCAACAAGCCCCGGAACGCCTCCGCCGTGGTGCATGACGACGCGAAGCTGCTCGTCATCGACCCCAAGACCTTCGAGGCGATGATCCGCGGCAACGCGGAGATCGCCGTCCGGATGATCAAGAAGCTGGCCGAGCGCCTGTCCGAGGCGGACGCCCAGATTGAAAACCTGCTCCACGGCGACCCCGCCAGCCGCGTCGTGCACCAGATCCTCCAGGCCTGCCAGACGCGCGGCCGGCCGCTGGAGGAGGGCGTGGAGGTGGACTTCGCCATCCGGGAGATGCCCCGGCAGATCGGCGTGGGCGAGCCCGCCGTGCGCAGCATGCTGGAGCGCCTGGAGCGCGCGGGCCTCATCGAGCGCAGCGGTGACAGGGTCACCGTGTATGACACGGGCCGGCTGCATGACTTCCTCAACTACCTCGAGATGAAGTGGAAGTTCGGAGACCTCTAG
- the purM gene encoding phosphoribosylformylglycinamidine cyclo-ligase: MGTTYKQSGVDIEAGDAFVEKIKPHAARTTRPEVVAGVGGFGGLFALPPGKYQAPVLVAGTDGVGTKLKVAFLAGRHDTVGIDLVAMSVNDILTCGAEPLFFLDYFATGKLEVDAAAEVVKGIALGCEQAGCALLGGETAEMPGFYARGEYDVAGFCVGVVERSAIIDGKAVKPGDALIGLTSSGLHSNGYSLARKVLLDDAKLPLDMTPQGLDRPLGDALLEPTRIYVKDALALCQAVKVKGMAHITGSGIPGNLPRCLPDGTRAVLSESTWRKPAIFDLIAKTGGVARDEMFSTFNMGLGLIVVVAKEDVAKALEVLRARGVEASEVGRVEAGQGEATAVIEP, from the coding sequence GTGGGAACGACCTACAAGCAGTCCGGAGTAGACATCGAGGCCGGCGACGCGTTCGTCGAGAAGATCAAGCCCCATGCCGCGCGCACCACGCGCCCCGAGGTGGTCGCCGGGGTGGGTGGATTCGGCGGCCTGTTCGCCCTGCCGCCCGGCAAGTACCAGGCGCCGGTGCTGGTGGCGGGCACGGACGGGGTGGGCACCAAGCTGAAGGTGGCCTTCCTGGCGGGGCGGCACGACACGGTGGGCATCGACCTGGTGGCCATGTCGGTGAACGACATCCTCACCTGTGGCGCGGAGCCGCTGTTCTTCCTGGACTACTTCGCCACGGGGAAGCTGGAGGTGGACGCCGCGGCGGAGGTGGTGAAGGGCATCGCGCTGGGCTGCGAGCAGGCGGGGTGCGCGCTTTTGGGCGGGGAGACGGCGGAGATGCCGGGCTTCTACGCGCGGGGCGAGTACGACGTCGCGGGCTTCTGCGTGGGCGTGGTGGAGCGCTCGGCCATCATCGACGGCAAGGCGGTGAAGCCGGGGGATGCGCTCATCGGCCTGACGTCGTCGGGGCTGCACAGCAACGGCTACTCGCTGGCGCGCAAGGTGCTGCTGGACGACGCGAAGCTGCCCCTGGACATGACGCCGCAGGGGCTGGACCGGCCGCTGGGTGACGCGCTGCTGGAGCCCACGCGCATCTACGTGAAGGACGCGCTCGCGCTGTGCCAGGCCGTGAAGGTGAAGGGCATGGCGCACATCACCGGCAGCGGCATCCCGGGCAACCTGCCCCGGTGCCTGCCGGACGGGACGCGCGCGGTGCTCAGCGAGTCCACGTGGAGGAAGCCGGCCATCTTCGACCTCATCGCGAAGACGGGCGGCGTGGCGCGCGACGAGATGTTCAGCACGTTCAACATGGGCCTGGGCCTCATCGTCGTCGTGGCGAAGGAGGACGTGGCGAAGGCGCTGGAGGTGCTGCGCGCCCGGGGCGTGGAGGCGTCCGAGGTGGGCCGGGTGGAAGCGGGCCAGGGCGAGGCCACGGCGGTCATCGAGCCATGA
- a CDS encoding alpha/beta hydrolase, which yields MRLPDWRTALPGPPMPTVDEVDFRALYSKTNYVVETADGWSLVITRYRPVKQAFAQPLFGEPLLLVHGFSQNRHTWTSGQFVKNLLFFGVDIHILELRGHGKSSIAFQKERAERFKRPLPQDLDYGWDLDSYFLYDLPAAVSGVKRITRRERVFYCGHSMGGMLGYGYAGIHDDFEGLITIGSPADLGRGFMLLRMLAHGSPLLASAVDLTLGGLNLNRRASSLGRSLLAKGVGTFSPALQKRLEPDAARSLVFNAVPVDVVLKWVERQLAHADESALYQRFTRKLNRLVNTERVSRDDIRWLLREGGEREPRKVIEQFARWIRRGEMVCYRTDYDFKRGFGKIEIPMAIIFGDMDPLASVESTRSVYRAAKSEYLLWRPVKGNSHVELTMGHDIRQICYDIKNLIEYARTHRTRSPALPRLR from the coding sequence ATGCGCCTGCCGGACTGGAGAACAGCGCTTCCGGGACCTCCGATGCCCACCGTCGATGAGGTCGACTTCCGGGCACTGTACTCCAAGACGAACTACGTGGTGGAGACGGCGGATGGCTGGTCGCTCGTCATCACGCGCTACCGGCCGGTGAAACAGGCGTTCGCGCAGCCGCTGTTCGGTGAGCCGCTGCTGCTGGTGCACGGCTTCTCCCAGAACCGGCACACGTGGACGAGCGGCCAGTTCGTCAAGAACCTGCTCTTCTTCGGCGTGGACATCCACATCCTGGAGCTGCGCGGGCACGGCAAGAGCTCCATCGCCTTCCAGAAGGAGCGAGCGGAGCGCTTCAAGCGCCCGCTGCCCCAGGACCTGGACTACGGCTGGGACCTGGACAGCTACTTCCTCTACGACCTGCCGGCGGCCGTGTCCGGCGTCAAGCGCATCACCCGGCGCGAGCGCGTCTTCTACTGCGGCCACTCGATGGGCGGCATGCTGGGCTACGGCTACGCCGGCATCCACGACGACTTCGAGGGGCTCATCACCATTGGTTCGCCCGCGGACCTGGGGCGCGGCTTCATGCTGCTGCGCATGCTGGCGCATGGTTCGCCGTTGCTCGCGAGCGCGGTGGACCTGACGCTGGGCGGGCTGAACCTCAACCGCCGTGCTTCCTCGCTGGGCCGCTCGCTGCTGGCGAAGGGGGTGGGCACCTTCAGCCCCGCGCTGCAGAAGCGGCTGGAGCCGGACGCCGCCAGGTCGCTCGTGTTCAACGCGGTGCCGGTGGATGTGGTGCTCAAGTGGGTGGAGCGTCAGCTGGCGCACGCGGACGAGTCCGCGCTGTATCAGCGCTTCACGCGCAAGCTGAACCGGCTGGTCAACACCGAGCGCGTCAGCCGCGACGACATCCGGTGGCTCTTGCGCGAGGGCGGCGAGCGCGAGCCTCGCAAGGTGATTGAACAGTTCGCCCGGTGGATCCGCCGCGGCGAGATGGTCTGCTACCGCACGGACTACGACTTCAAGCGCGGCTTCGGGAAGATTGAAATCCCCATGGCCATCATCTTCGGGGACATGGACCCGCTGGCGTCCGTGGAATCCACGCGCAGCGTGTACCGCGCCGCGAAGAGCGAGTACCTGCTGTGGCGGCCGGTGAAGGGCAACAGCCACGTCGAGCTCACCATGGGGCACGACATCCGGCAGATCTGCTACGACATCAAGAACCTCATCGAGTACGCCCGTACGCACCGCACGCGCTCGCCGGCCCTGCCTCGGCTGCGTTGA
- a CDS encoding folylpolyglutamate synthase/dihydrofolate synthase family protein, translated as MDAPRTPEEALRFLQALNPSGIKLGLERVKDALCALDHPERDSPALHVAGTNGKGSTCAFVARALEAAGHRVGLYTSPHLVRVNERIRVAGADIPDAVFGQRILEVLERYPSALSEPMTYFEFGTVVALWHFSRERVDVAVLETGLGGRLDATTAASPVVTCVTPVSFDHMEYLGHTLREIAGEKAGIFKPGVPVVLSRQEPEALDSLLRRAEQLAVPVQLEGRDFRIVPGADGTLSYRGTDWSLDGLTLALRGPYQHQNAAVALACLEALQARGVGVTPEAAREGLATARWPGRLEEVAHGPTVVVDGAHNPAGVAVLLEALRTLYAGRPLHLVFGVVADKDRGPMMRALFPLAASVHLTPLDTPRSLAPERYIAEAGVLCSRVVAHASLEEALAGAKADAVRHPGGLVLATGSLFLVGAVKRWVERSLGAMRQQQ; from the coding sequence ATGGACGCGCCGCGCACTCCCGAGGAGGCCCTCCGTTTCCTCCAGGCGCTCAACCCCTCCGGCATCAAGCTGGGGCTGGAGCGGGTCAAGGACGCGCTCTGCGCGTTGGACCACCCGGAGCGCGACTCTCCGGCGCTGCACGTCGCCGGCACCAACGGCAAGGGCAGCACCTGCGCCTTCGTGGCGCGCGCGCTGGAGGCCGCCGGCCACCGCGTGGGGCTCTACACGTCCCCGCACCTGGTGCGCGTCAACGAGCGGATCCGCGTGGCGGGCGCGGACATCCCGGACGCCGTCTTCGGGCAGCGCATCCTGGAGGTCCTGGAGCGCTACCCGTCCGCGCTGTCGGAGCCGATGACGTACTTCGAGTTCGGCACGGTCGTCGCGCTCTGGCACTTCTCCCGCGAGCGCGTGGACGTGGCCGTGCTGGAGACGGGCCTGGGCGGACGGCTGGACGCCACCACCGCCGCGAGCCCCGTCGTGACGTGCGTCACCCCCGTGTCCTTCGACCACATGGAGTACCTGGGACACACGCTCCGGGAGATCGCCGGGGAGAAGGCCGGCATCTTCAAGCCCGGCGTGCCCGTGGTCCTGTCCCGCCAGGAGCCGGAAGCCCTGGATTCGCTCCTGCGCCGCGCGGAGCAGCTGGCCGTGCCCGTCCAACTGGAGGGCCGCGACTTCCGCATCGTCCCCGGGGCCGATGGGACGCTCTCGTACCGGGGGACTGACTGGTCGCTCGACGGGCTCACGCTCGCGCTGCGGGGGCCGTACCAGCACCAGAACGCGGCGGTGGCCCTGGCGTGCCTGGAGGCCCTCCAGGCACGGGGCGTGGGGGTGACGCCGGAGGCCGCGCGTGAAGGCCTGGCCACCGCGCGCTGGCCGGGGCGGCTGGAGGAGGTGGCCCACGGTCCGACGGTGGTGGTGGACGGCGCCCACAACCCCGCGGGCGTGGCGGTGCTGCTGGAGGCCCTGCGCACGCTCTACGCCGGGCGGCCGTTGCACCTGGTGTTCGGCGTGGTGGCGGACAAGGACCGGGGGCCCATGATGCGGGCCCTGTTCCCGCTGGCGGCCTCCGTGCACCTCACCCCGCTCGACACGCCCCGCTCGCTGGCCCCGGAGCGATACATCGCTGAAGCAGGGGTTTTGTGTTCACGGGTCGTCGCGCACGCGTCTCTGGAGGAGGCCCTTGCCGGCGCGAAGGCCGATGCAGTCAGGCATCCGGGCGGCCTGGTGCTGGCGACGGGTTCATTGTTCCTGGTAGGCGCCGTGAAGCGATGGGTTGAACGGAGCCTTGGCGCGATGCGACAGCAGCAGTAA
- the purN gene encoding phosphoribosylglycinamide formyltransferase has protein sequence MSARRARLGVLVSGGGSNLQALLDAAGQADYPAEVACVVSNVPTAFALERARKAGVRAEVVDHKGFGSKADFEAAVLGVLADAGVEWVCLAGFMRLVSADFLKRFPGRVLNIHPSLLPAFPGLHAQKQALERGVKVAGCTVHFVDAGTDTGPIIAQAAVPVLPDDDEASLSARILAEEHRLYPLAVRLAVTGAVALDGPRTKVDARVTGDGTALRSPGAPK, from the coding sequence ATGAGCGCGCGGCGGGCGCGGCTGGGGGTGCTCGTCAGCGGCGGCGGGAGCAACCTGCAGGCGTTGCTCGACGCGGCCGGGCAGGCGGACTACCCGGCCGAGGTGGCGTGCGTGGTGTCCAACGTGCCCACGGCGTTCGCGCTGGAGCGCGCCCGGAAGGCCGGCGTGCGCGCGGAGGTGGTGGACCACAAGGGCTTCGGGTCGAAGGCGGACTTCGAGGCGGCGGTGCTCGGCGTGCTGGCGGACGCGGGCGTGGAGTGGGTGTGCCTGGCGGGCTTCATGCGGCTGGTGAGCGCGGACTTCCTGAAGCGCTTCCCGGGGCGCGTGCTGAACATCCACCCTTCCCTGCTGCCCGCGTTCCCGGGTCTGCATGCGCAGAAGCAGGCGCTGGAGCGAGGCGTGAAGGTGGCCGGGTGCACGGTGCACTTCGTGGACGCGGGCACGGACACGGGCCCCATCATCGCGCAAGCGGCGGTGCCGGTTCTGCCGGACGATGACGAGGCGAGCCTGAGCGCGCGCATCCTCGCGGAGGAGCACCGGCTGTATCCGCTGGCCGTGCGGCTGGCGGTGACGGGCGCGGTGGCGCTGGATGGGCCGCGCACGAAGGTGGACGCACGCGTGACAGGCGATGGCACGGCGCTGCGCAGCCCGGGTGCTCCGAAGTGA
- the accD gene encoding acetyl-CoA carboxylase, carboxyltransferase subunit beta → MAWFSKKPRIAVDAEKAAEPQPSRMQGLWAKCEQCDEIIYRQELEKNWMVCPHCEHHHAWTARARLAATLDPDSFEEFDKELEPQDPLGFTDTKKYKDRIKSTRKNLEENDAFISGVGRIEGRPVSVGCFVFEFMGGSMGSVVGEKVTRVFERAFELKCPAVVFSASGGARMQEGIFSLMQMAKTSAAIARFRTSGKPYISVMLNPTTGGVAASFSWLGDIILAEPKALIGFAGPRVIEQTIRQKLPEGFQRSEFLLDHGMIDAIVHRKDLRGKLGQLMGMLG, encoded by the coding sequence ATGGCCTGGTTCTCCAAGAAGCCCCGCATCGCCGTCGACGCAGAGAAAGCCGCCGAGCCCCAGCCCTCCCGCATGCAGGGCCTCTGGGCCAAATGCGAGCAGTGCGACGAGATCATCTACCGTCAGGAGCTGGAGAAGAACTGGATGGTGTGTCCGCACTGCGAACACCACCACGCCTGGACGGCCCGCGCGCGCCTGGCGGCCACGCTGGATCCGGACTCCTTCGAGGAGTTCGACAAGGAGCTGGAGCCCCAGGACCCGCTCGGCTTCACGGACACCAAGAAGTACAAGGACCGGATCAAGTCCACGCGCAAGAACCTGGAGGAGAACGACGCGTTCATCTCCGGCGTGGGCCGCATCGAGGGCCGCCCCGTCTCCGTGGGCTGCTTCGTCTTCGAGTTCATGGGCGGCTCCATGGGCTCCGTGGTGGGTGAGAAGGTCACGCGCGTCTTCGAGCGCGCCTTCGAGCTCAAGTGCCCCGCGGTGGTGTTCTCCGCCTCCGGCGGCGCGCGCATGCAGGAGGGCATCTTCTCCCTGATGCAGATGGCGAAGACGTCCGCGGCCATCGCGCGCTTCCGCACCAGCGGCAAGCCGTACATCTCCGTGATGCTCAACCCCACCACGGGCGGCGTGGCCGCGTCCTTCTCCTGGCTGGGCGACATCATCCTCGCGGAGCCCAAGGCCCTCATCGGCTTCGCCGGCCCGCGCGTCATCGAGCAGACCATCCGCCAGAAGCTGCCGGAGGGCTTCCAGCGCTCGGAGTTCCTGCTGGACCACGGGATGATCGACGCCATCGTCCACCGCAAGGACCTGCGCGGGAAGCTGGGCCAGCTCATGGGCATGCTCGGGTAG
- a CDS encoding DUF523 domain-containing protein has product MVSACLLGEACRYDGRSQRSERVLAALEGKAVIPICPEAAAGLGIPRPPVDLAGGTGVDVWAGRARALTRETREDRTAAFQAGAQLALEAARRFEATVALLKEKSPSCGSQRVYETGVLRPGEGITTALLREDGRTVVSDEDL; this is encoded by the coding sequence CTGGTCAGCGCGTGTCTGCTGGGCGAGGCATGCCGCTATGACGGGCGCTCACAGCGCTCGGAGCGCGTGCTCGCGGCGCTGGAGGGCAAGGCCGTCATCCCCATCTGCCCGGAGGCCGCCGCGGGCCTGGGCATTCCGCGGCCTCCCGTGGATCTCGCGGGAGGCACGGGCGTGGACGTCTGGGCCGGCCGCGCGCGGGCCCTCACGCGGGAGACGCGCGAGGACCGCACCGCCGCGTTCCAGGCGGGCGCCCAATTGGCCCTGGAAGCCGCGCGGCGCTTCGAGGCCACCGTGGCGCTCTTGAAGGAGAAGAGCCCCTCGTGCGGCAGCCAGCGCGTCTACGAGACGGGCGTGCTGCGTCCGGGTGAAGGCATCACCACCGCGCTCCTGCGCGAAGACGGGCGCACCGTCGTGAGCGACGAGGACCTGTAG